In Drosophila yakuba strain Tai18E2 chromosome 2R, Prin_Dyak_Tai18E2_2.1, whole genome shotgun sequence, a single genomic region encodes these proteins:
- the LOC6530176 gene encoding protein transport protein Sec61 gamma-1 subunit: MDKVVKFAEPGRAFAKDSIRLVKRCTKPDRKEFQKIAIATAVGFAIMGFIGFFVKLIHIPINNIIVGS; the protein is encoded by the coding sequence ATGGACAAGGTTGTTAAATTCGCGGAACCCGGACGCGCCTTCGCCAAGGACTCGATCCGCCTGGTAAAGCGCTGCACGAAGCCCGACCGCAAGGAGTTCCAGAAAATTGCCATCGCCACCGCAGTGGGCTTCGCCATCATGGGCTTCATCGGCTTTTTCGTCAAACTGATCCACATTCCCATCAACAACATCATCGTGGGATCCTAG